The nucleotide window ATTTCAAATTTTCTCGAGTGAAAAAGTTCTGCATCGCTTTTTTCGCACGTTCTGGCCGATAAATTTTGCCTTGTTCCAAGCGTTTTAAAAGTTCATCTGGTTCAATATCAATTAGGTTTACACGGTCTGCTTCGTCAAAAACATAATCTGGGATTGTTTCGCGAACAGTAACTTTAGTAATGCCTTCGACGATATCATTTAGACTTTCGATGTGTTGGACATTTACGGTCGTATAAACATCTATCCCCGCTTGCAAAAGTTCTTCCACATCTTGAAATCGCTTCTTATTACGTACACCTTCTGCGTTTGTATGTGCGAGTTCATCTACCAAAATGAGTTCTGGTTTATGTCTTAACGCTTCGTCCAAATCAAATTCTTTTAGCGATATATTTTTGTGATTGACAGTTTTAGGGGGGATAACGGGGATTCCTTCGAGCATTTTTAACGTCTCAGCCCTGGCATGCGGTTCAATATATCCCGCCACGACATCCACGCCACTAGCGAGTTGATCTTTGGCATCACTTAGCATTGCATACGTCTTCCCAACACCCGCTGCAAATCCAAAATATATTTTTAATTTCCCCATTGTTGAATCTGCTTCTTCTTGCAAATTCAACAGTAGCTCCTCTGGACTTGGACGATTCGTCTCCATATTTTTCGCCTCCAACTATTTACCTTTTCAAATTATCTAATGCCAAATTCACCTGCAATACATTCACAGTTGGCTCACCCCAAAATCCAAGCAATCGCTCACTCGTATGTTCATCTATTATTTCTTTCACCACTTTGGTAGAAATTCCACGAACTCGAGAAATCCGGTCGACTTGATAAGCAGCTGCTTCCTTAGAGATATCTGGATCAACACCACTTGCTGATGCTGTCACAAGGCCCATTGGTATCACTCGATTATTCTTAGGATCTAATTTCTGCCACCAAGCAATTCTTTTTTCAACTAATTGCTTTTGTTCCGCACTAGTTGGACTAAGGTTTGTTGCCGCACCATCACTCGCCGCCCGCCCAATCAAATATTCCGGTTTCGTAAAGGTTTGGCCAATTTCCTTCGAACCAACTTTACTATGACTTTCTTCTATTATACTGCCATTTGCTTTGTCCTGAAAAGCTACACCTGCAATAATTGTTACCACACCGGGATAAACAACGCCACATACAAATGTTAAAATGATAAAACCAACTACTGCCGGCTTCCAAATTTGCATAAATCTTTTCATGTTTTCTCCCCCTCTTAGACGATTCCTAAAATAGTTAATAACATATCAATTAATTTAATCGCAATAAATGGTGCAATCAAACCGCCAAGTCCATATATCAACATATTTCGGCTAAGCAGTTTCCCAGCAGGCATTTCACGGTATTTAACGCCTTTTAAAGATAACGGGATCAAGGCGATAATAATCACTGCATTGTAAATAATCGCGGACAAGATTGCACTTGTTGGACTAGTTAAGCCCATTAAGTTTAGTGCAGCAAGTTCTGGGAATATCCCGTAAAAAAGAACGGGAATAATCGCAAAATACTTAGCTAAATCGTTAGCCACACTAAATGTCGTTAGGGCCCCTCGAGTCATTAAAAGCTGTTTTCCAATTCGAACGATATCGATTAATTTTGTTGGGCTAGAGTCAAGGTCCACCATATTACCAGCTTCTTTAGCGGCTTGTGTTCCCGTGTTCATTGCAACTGCAACATCCGCTTGAGCAAGTGCGGGTGCGTCATTTGTTCCATCACCAGTCATGGCAACTAAATGACCTTCGTGCTGATATTGACGAATTAGTTCTAATTTCGCTTCTGGAGTGGCTTCTGCTAGAAAGTCATCTACACCTGCTTCTGCTGCAATTGCGGCCGCAGTCATCGGATTGTCACCAGTAATCATTATTGTTTTAATACCCATTTTCCGCAAATCAAGAAAACGTTCTTTTACACCATTTTTCACGATATCTTTTAAATATATAACACCTAGCACTTTGTTATTACGAACTACAACAAGCGGAGTTCCACCAGCACCAGCGACTTTGCTCACAATTGCATCACATTCTTGTGGATAGTTGCCTCCATTTGTCGTAACATATGTGCGCACGGCATCAGCAGCACCTTTTCGAATCGTATTTCCTTGATAATCAATGCCGCTCATTCGCGTGGTGGCGGTAAATGGAATAAATTCTGCGTGCATCTCAGCAAAATCCCGGCCACGGATATCAAACCGTTCTTTTGCTAACACAACAATACTCCGCCCTTCTGCAGTTTCATCAGCAATAGAGGATAGTTGGGCTGCATCCGCTAGTTCTTGTTCACTTACACCCTCCACTGGCAAAAACTCACTAGCCTTGCGATTTCCAAGCGTAATAGTCCCTGTTTTATCTAATAAAAGTACATCAACATCTCCAGCAGCCTCAATTGCCCGGCCACTCATCGCTAAAACATTGGCTTGATTTAAACGACTCATTCCAGCAATTCCAATAGAAGAAAGTAGTGCTCCAATTGTTGTTGGTGCCAAACAAACAAGCAAGGCAATCACATTTG belongs to Listeria ivanovii subsp. ivanovii and includes:
- the kdpC gene encoding K(+)-transporting ATPase subunit C produces the protein MKRFMQIWKPAVVGFIILTFVCGVVYPGVVTIIAGVAFQDKANGSIIEESHSKVGSKEIGQTFTKPEYLIGRAASDGAATNLSPTSAEQKQLVEKRIAWWQKLDPKNNRVIPMGLVTASASGVDPDISKEAAAYQVDRISRVRGISTKVVKEIIDEHTSERLLGFWGEPTVNVLQVNLALDNLKR
- the kdpB gene encoding potassium-transporting ATPase subunit KdpB codes for the protein MMEKGIWKDALIQSMKKLSPKLQVKNPVMLLVYIGAILATGLYFLGLWGISDEKSGYTLAIALILWFTVLFANFAEAIAEGRGRAQADSLKLARKDVLARKLKTVSDKSDIIEVASNDLKKGDIVYVLANEQIPMDGEVIEGAASVDESAITGESAPVIRESGGDRSAVTGGTTLVSDWLVIQVTAVSGESFLDKMIAMVEGASRKKTPNEIALQILLVTLSIIFLAVSATLLPFTEFASKQAGSGSAISITNVIALLVCLAPTTIGALLSSIGIAGMSRLNQANVLAMSGRAIEAAGDVDVLLLDKTGTITLGNRKASEFLPVEGVSEQELADAAQLSSIADETAEGRSIVVLAKERFDIRGRDFAEMHAEFIPFTATTRMSGIDYQGNTIRKGAADAVRTYVTTNGGNYPQECDAIVSKVAGAGGTPLVVVRNNKVLGVIYLKDIVKNGVKERFLDLRKMGIKTIMITGDNPMTAAAIAAEAGVDDFLAEATPEAKLELIRQYQHEGHLVAMTGDGTNDAPALAQADVAVAMNTGTQAAKEAGNMVDLDSSPTKLIDIVRIGKQLLMTRGALTTFSVANDLAKYFAIIPVLFYGIFPELAALNLMGLTSPTSAILSAIIYNAVIIIALIPLSLKGVKYREMPAGKLLSRNMLIYGLGGLIAPFIAIKLIDMLLTILGIV